The nucleotide sequence AGATGAGCACCAGCATCTTTGACAATATTCGTAAGCCCCACCAGAGCAGCTCCCGTAGCCAAGAAGTCATCGACAATCAATACGCGGTCTTCTTTGGACAAATACTGACGGGATACACTGATTTGATACGTTTCCTGACGGGTAAAGGAATGAACAGGAGCAGAGTATACTTCCTCTGTCAGCGTGACAGCTTTTTTCTTTTTCGCGTAAATAAAGGGAACACCCAACGCAAAAGAAGTCGCCATAGCGAAATGAATTCCACTTGCCTCAATCGTCACGACTTTTGTGATTTTTTCACCAGCGAACAGCTCGGCAAAGCGCTGTCCGATCTTCATCGTCAATTGTGGATCTACCTGGTGGTTCAAAAACGCATCCACCTTCAAAACGGATGCCGACAGTACCTTGCCGTCCTGTACGATGCGCTCTTGTAATTCTTTCATCAATTCTTCCTCCTCGGATATGGTTCCGGCCACTTTTTATACCTGTGGCCTGCTGAAATATAGAAAGCCCAGAGCGGACAGTGTCACAAGCGGGCTACGTAACAAACCAACGCCAAGTGAAACTGTCCCTCTGGGCTTTTATCCCTTAGGTGTGACACATCCATGGTGCCTGCGTCGCTCGGACCAGCTTTCTTCCAACCCTATTCTTGGAATAGGAAAGAAAGAGACGGAACCCTAGACGCACTTTCACTCGTAGTCAGGTGATTTACGGTCACCTGGTAGAAACGGTTGGGCCTTATTCCCAAAATTATACGAGCTACCTATTTATTTCGAAGAGTAATAACGAGTATTGACCAAATCTATCATAACTCCCGTGTTGTGAGCAAGCGTTAATTTTTGAAAGTAAAAGGAAGCGCTTACTTGTCCAAATAAAGGAAAGAGCCCTGATTTCTCAAGGGCTCTCGTACTTATCTCTTCGGCTTTTTCTGCCGCATCTGAACGTTGATCTTCTTCCATTTATCCCTTTCAGCGGCTGCAAGCCTTGCATCTTCTTTACGTGCCAAATGGGCCAATTCGCGCTGAAGCTTTAGATAACTGTCAAAGCGTGCCTTTTCCAATGATCCAGCTTGAATGGCAGCTTGAACAGCACAGCCAGGCTCGCGCATATGCTTGCAATCATTGAAACGGCATGTTTCCGCAACGGACTCGATATCGTCAAAAGCACCGCGGAAACCTTCATCTGCCTCCCAAAGCTGCAACTCCCTCATGCCCGGTGTATCGATCATCAGAGCACCACTTGGCAATCGGAAGAGTTCGCGGTGTGTCGTCGTATGGCGGCCACGGTCATCACCTTCACGCACGCCACTGACTTTTTGCATCTCCGCTCCGCTCAATTTATTGATCAACGTGGATTTGCCAACACCAGAGGAACCCATCAAAGCAATCGTCTGGCCCTCGCCCAGATAAGGCGCGAGTTGATCCAGTCCTTCTCCCTGCTCAGCACTGACTACGTGAACAGGTACTCCGATTGCGACTGATTCTATCTCTGCCATGCATGCATCCAGATCGTCACACAAATCCGCTTTGGAAAGCACAATCACCGGATTGGCTCCACTTTCCCACGCAAGAATGAGATAGCGTTCTATTCTG is from Brevibacillus brevis and encodes:
- a CDS encoding xanthine phosphoribosyltransferase, giving the protein MKELQERIVQDGKVLSASVLKVDAFLNHQVDPQLTMKIGQRFAELFAGEKITKVVTIEASGIHFAMATSFALGVPFIYAKKKKAVTLTEEVYSAPVHSFTRQETYQISVSRQYLSKEDRVLIVDDFLATGAALVGLTNIVKDAGAHLVGVGAVIEKSFQEGRGLLEQAGVRIESLARIESMSPEGIHFMEEEPARV
- the rsgA gene encoding ribosome small subunit-dependent GTPase A: MNQLTNQQVLQSMGWNEYFANHFAPYAEQGYSVGRITLEHKRIYRLWSEHGELLGEVTGKLRYEAIGREDFPAVGDWVVISARPEEKKASIHGLLPRKSKFSRKVAGDTVEEQIVAANVDTVFLVNSLNNDLNLRRIERYLILAWESGANPVIVLSKADLCDDLDACMAEIESVAIGVPVHVVSAEQGEGLDQLAPYLGEGQTIALMGSSGVGKSTLINKLSGAEMQKVSGVREGDDRGRHTTTHRELFRLPSGALMIDTPGMRELQLWEADEGFRGAFDDIESVAETCRFNDCKHMREPGCAVQAAIQAGSLEKARFDSYLKLQRELAHLARKEDARLAAAERDKWKKINVQMRQKKPKR